The Sphingobacteriales bacterium nucleotide sequence AAATTTGCCTGATAATTATCAAGGTGCGTATATGTTTAGAAATAGTTTAGATTATGGTTTGCATCTATATAAAGATGAAGGTTATAATTTTGAAAAAATAAGAAAATTAGCACAGATAAATATTTTTAGTAATAAAAATGAAACAGAAACAATAAAAATGGCTGACAGAACCTACCAAGTAACAAATATTGGAGTTGGAAAATGGTATTATAGGAATGGCGCTGGAGCTACAAACGTAGATAATGATAACTATTCTATGGTTTTTGATGAATGGTTAAATAGATATAAACTTACAATAAAAGAAAAAACAAAAGACACTATTTTTGTATTGCAATGCGCTGGCACACAATGGAAAATTATTGATACAATACCAAATAATATAAGTGAAGAATAAAAATGTTTTTTTACTATTATGGATAATTGCATTCTTTGCATTTATCAAAGGGTACAATGCTGGATGGTGTTATGATGCTATAACATTTTCATATACAATAAATGAAAAACCATTAAGTTATTTATTTAATTTAAACGCAGATTACATTATTCGTTTTGTATATTTTACAATAGAATATGTTGCCTATTATTTATTTGGAGAACAAGGTTGGGATTGGTATATCCTAAAAATTACAATACACAGCATTAATGCATTTTTACTTTTTATAATAGCTAAAATGTTATTACAAAAACTAAAGATTAAAAACACATATTTAAGTTTATGTATTTCTATACTATTCCTTATTTCGCCATATACAACAGAAGTTGTTTTATATCAAGCAACGTTGCAATATGCCTTAGTTACATTGTTTATACAACTATGTATATTTTGTTTGTTTAAATATATTGAAACAGATAAAATCAAGTATATATATCTATACATTACAATCAATACTATTTCAATCTTTACATCAGAAATTACTTTTGTATTTCCATTGATAATATTTGTAATCATATTTATTTATGCTGATCTCAACGAAATAAAAATAAGACACCTTACGTTTCCACTTATTTCATTAATAATTCTAATAATCTATTTAAGTATCACATTCCTTTTATTAGGAAAAATAGTTGGACATTACGGACCAGAAATTCACTTAGAACCAAATATAAGTAGAAGCTTACCTAATTTTCTAAAATTCTTCTTAGATATTATTGCATTTACACAATATTGGAATTTTGATAAAATGTATAATACGTACGTATTTATTGAATCATATTATGTTGTATTTTATTTGATTCTGTTTGTTGCGTTTCTATTGTTATATTATTTTGTAAAAGATAAAAAAAGATTATTAAAAAAAACACTTGTTCTATTGCTGTGTGTTATAAGTCTGTTGCCAGTTATAAATTTATTTTTCTTATACGTTACACCAATTGAAGGTGATAGATATTATTATTTTTCATTAATTTTTGTGTACCTATTTGTTCTTCTTATTACATATAATATAGATAAAGTATTTGCACAAACATTATTCTGCTTTCTATTTGTTTTAAATTTTATTCTATTACAAAAAAATGTTATTGAATGGCAAAAAGCACAAAAAATTATAGACAATTCATTACAAACTTTTAACCTAGAAAAAAATAAGAAATATATGTTTCTAGCAGTTGCTGATAGAATTGGTGGCGCACTCATTTTTGCCAGTGATGAATCTAAAGAAAAACCATTCGGCCTATCTGATTTTGCAATGGCAATTTGCATCAGAAAAGACATGCAAGTAGAAGGAAAAATAGGTCAAGTTTTAAACTACAATGTAACTTCTGAAACTATTTGCCCAATCATAGAAATTGTAAACGATACAACATTAAAATATACTTTACCATGTTGTGGTCAATGGTGGTGGAAACGTAGACATGGTGCCACAGATTTTGAAAATGATTATTATCGTGTAAAAATGATTGGTGGTTGGCAACAAGAAGTTTTAGTAACTCTTAAGCAAAAACCAAAAGATATGATATACATATATCAATGTGGCGAAGAATTTGTAGAACTCAAATTCTAATTTCCAATAGCAAATCTTACTACCAAAGATTTTGAGATAGTAACACTAGTAGATTTTGTTGCACCATTAAGCATGTTGCCAAGCATGCCAAACAATGCGCCAAAGCCACCCATACTTTCTGGATTATTAAACATAGAAGTGTATACATTTTCCATGCTTTGGTTACTTACATTCAAAGGATTGCCAAGCGTTGTGCCCATTTGTTTTGCAATTACTTGTGCTTCTTTCTTTGCTTTATTCATCAATTTTTCAAGAAGAATAATTTCATGGCTATGTTTGTCTTTCACATTTACTTGTGTGGTGGTAACACCAACACCTTCAATTGCCAATAATTCGTTGCTCAATTTTTCGTATTGTGAAACATTATCCAATTTTACCTCATAAGCATTTTCATAGATTGAAAAATCTTTTGAAAATGGATTTTTATTTTTTTCTTCCTCATGAAATTTAAAACTACTCACATTATATTTATTAAGAATCGCTTCAATTTTTGCTTTTGTAGCTTTTTGTTTATTCT carries:
- a CDS encoding SIMPL domain-containing protein, which translates into the protein MKNIFLLLSLIATTILINAQSFGSNEKYIEVKVSDTLMVQADLMTLMVQIEEENDDYDYDDYDLDEKEIEKQKRDAQNKQKATKAKIEAILNKYNVSSFKFHEEEKNKNPFSKDFSIYENAYEVKLDNVSQYEKLSNELLAIEGVGVTTTQVNVKDKHSHEIILLEKLMNKAKKEAQVIAKQMGTTLGNPLNVSNQSMENVYTSMFNNPESMGGFGALFGMLGNMLNGATKSTSVTISKSLVVRFAIGN